The following are encoded in a window of Paenibacillus polymyxa genomic DNA:
- a CDS encoding glycosyltransferase family A protein, whose translation MNRKIVIEINFNNYGMNPNRLTREWISERLDIFRTFTLRSLLSQTNTDFLSVVKLAGGCSDIVEEELAKHEPIPDHIRFGTSIESKRRINAYIEDADELLIARIDSDDLYHQSFVQQLHDYKFQPETVALVNQMGYLWDAVEGQMAPVFHRSPSFYVFRYQVEDYLNDYRVVIPGKGTHGYVTELPHEVIPLRNYVNVIHAANTSVKKVPEKDRLSENEMNAVLAEFLGTGIANS comes from the coding sequence ATGAATCGCAAGATTGTAATTGAAATTAATTTTAATAACTATGGGATGAACCCCAACCGCCTGACACGTGAGTGGATCAGCGAGCGACTGGATATATTCAGAACCTTTACGCTGCGTAGTTTACTCAGTCAGACAAATACGGATTTCTTATCTGTCGTCAAGCTGGCGGGCGGATGCAGTGACATTGTGGAAGAGGAACTGGCCAAGCATGAGCCCATTCCCGACCACATTCGTTTTGGTACGAGCATTGAAAGTAAACGTCGTATCAATGCGTATATCGAAGACGCGGACGAACTGCTCATTGCTCGAATTGATTCTGACGATTTGTATCACCAGTCATTTGTACAACAGTTGCATGATTACAAGTTTCAACCGGAGACGGTTGCGTTGGTGAATCAGATGGGTTACCTGTGGGATGCGGTTGAGGGGCAGATGGCACCGGTGTTTCACCGTTCGCCTTCTTTTTATGTGTTTCGCTATCAAGTGGAGGATTATCTAAATGATTACCGTGTCGTCATTCCTGGGAAGGGTACGCACGGATATGTAACGGAGCTGCCGCATGAGGTCATTCCGCTTCGCAACTATGTGAACGTCATTCATGCCGCCAATACTTCGGTGAAAAAAGTGCCAGAGAAGGATCGGCTGTCAGAGAATGAAATGAATGCTGTGCTGGCTGAATTTCTGGGAACAGGCATTGCCAATTCGTAA
- a CDS encoding polysaccharide biosynthesis protein, which translates to MFKGKKLLVTGGTGSWGQRLTAELLKEGPAEIRIFSRGEFAQIAMQRQFQSDPRLNFMIGDIRDLQALQEACRGVDYVFHLAALKHVPVCERQPEEAFKTNVHGTENVIRASIEQGVAKVIDVSTDKAVDPVNVYGMTKAIGERLMIRANTLSERTRFVCIRGGNVLGTSGSVVPLFKRQIAEGQDLTLTSPDMTRFFLTLGEAIGLLLKASVTAIGGETLVMKMKGCNIADLAEVMKEQAGQPALKVKEIGIRGGEKLHEVLISPYEVPHTYRYDDRYFVILPQQADERLLSQYGGLERVSFDQYRSDDELMNRAGIAELLRGME; encoded by the coding sequence TTGTTCAAAGGAAAAAAACTGCTGGTGACCGGAGGAACAGGATCTTGGGGGCAACGCCTAACGGCTGAATTGCTGAAGGAGGGACCGGCAGAAATTCGTATTTTCTCACGCGGTGAATTTGCACAGATTGCCATGCAGCGGCAATTTCAATCTGATCCGCGCCTGAATTTCATGATTGGAGATATTCGAGATCTTCAGGCATTGCAGGAGGCATGTCGCGGAGTGGACTATGTATTCCATTTGGCGGCATTAAAGCATGTCCCCGTGTGTGAGAGACAGCCGGAAGAGGCTTTTAAGACGAACGTACACGGTACGGAAAATGTGATCCGGGCCAGTATTGAACAGGGAGTCGCCAAGGTAATTGATGTCTCTACAGACAAGGCGGTAGACCCGGTGAATGTATATGGCATGACGAAGGCGATAGGTGAAAGACTGATGATCCGCGCCAACACTTTAAGTGAGCGTACTCGCTTTGTGTGTATTCGTGGCGGCAACGTGCTCGGAACAAGTGGAAGTGTCGTGCCCCTGTTCAAGCGCCAGATCGCGGAAGGGCAGGATTTAACGCTGACGAGTCCAGATATGACACGCTTTTTCCTCACGCTAGGAGAGGCGATTGGCTTGCTGCTGAAGGCTTCTGTCACGGCGATTGGGGGAGAGACACTTGTGATGAAAATGAAGGGCTGCAATATTGCAGATCTGGCAGAAGTGATGAAAGAACAGGCGGGACAGCCTGCGTTGAAAGTGAAGGAGATTGGTATACGTGGTGGAGAAAAGCTGCATGAGGTGCTGATTTCGCCCTATGAGGTGCCGCACACGTATCGCTATGATGATCGTTATTTTGTTATTCTTCCCCAGCAAGCAGACGAACGCTTACTGAGCCAATATGGTGGATTGGAACGAGTGAGCTTCGATCAATATCGCTCGGACGATGAGTTGATGAACCGCGCTGGAATTGCTGAGCTATTGAGAGGCATGGAGTAA
- a CDS encoding nucleotide sugar dehydrogenase produces the protein MKEVGILQLMEKITKGTVKVAVIGLGYVGLPMAVEMAKAGYDVYGVDSDPVKVAKLLQGKSYIIDIGDDALEGLIGQQLHPVTDIKVLEHADVVVICVPTPLTDGHQPDTSYIETAIDQAIPHLRRQTLLILESTTYPGTTEELIRPVIEQRRGWTVGKDFYVCFSPERVDPGSVHFNIRNTPKVIGGCTPDCLAAGVGFYGSFLDQIVPVSSTTVAEAAKLFENTFRSVNIGMVNELTAACEKIGINIWEVLDAAATKPFGYMPFYPGPGIGGHCIPVDPLYLSWKSEQHGFPLEFVDLADRMNRRMPLYIAERIEAMLAQKGKAINKAKIILAGVAYKKDIDDVRESPALVLFEHLIKLGASVSFTDPYVSSFKLNGEAISSRTANTQLWESADIVVITTDHSVVDYQQLVDHALLVFDTRNATAHCTGGHVVILGHPGDGGGAAVG, from the coding sequence ATGAAAGAGGTGGGTATTTTGCAGCTTATGGAAAAAATAACTAAAGGAACTGTAAAGGTTGCGGTAATCGGCCTTGGTTATGTAGGGCTGCCCATGGCAGTGGAAATGGCAAAGGCTGGTTATGATGTATATGGTGTGGATTCCGATCCCGTCAAAGTAGCCAAGCTCCTTCAAGGAAAGTCGTACATCATAGACATTGGCGATGATGCATTGGAAGGTCTGATCGGGCAGCAATTGCATCCGGTTACGGATATCAAGGTGCTGGAGCATGCGGATGTCGTTGTCATCTGCGTGCCTACGCCACTGACGGACGGACACCAGCCGGATACGTCCTATATTGAAACGGCTATTGATCAGGCCATACCTCATTTGCGTAGACAAACACTGTTGATTCTGGAAAGCACCACCTATCCGGGAACGACCGAGGAACTGATTCGGCCGGTGATAGAGCAGCGCAGGGGCTGGACAGTAGGTAAGGATTTTTATGTGTGCTTTTCACCGGAGCGTGTTGATCCGGGCAGCGTTCATTTTAACATTCGCAACACACCCAAGGTGATCGGCGGCTGCACACCGGATTGTCTGGCAGCGGGAGTAGGTTTTTATGGGTCCTTTTTGGACCAGATTGTACCAGTCAGCTCGACAACCGTGGCGGAAGCCGCCAAGCTGTTCGAGAATACATTCCGCAGCGTCAACATTGGAATGGTTAATGAGCTGACAGCCGCCTGTGAGAAAATTGGCATCAATATATGGGAGGTACTGGATGCGGCGGCAACCAAGCCATTCGGTTATATGCCTTTTTATCCGGGACCTGGGATCGGGGGGCACTGTATCCCGGTTGATCCGCTATACTTGTCATGGAAATCCGAGCAGCATGGTTTTCCACTGGAATTCGTGGACTTGGCAGATCGCATGAACCGGCGTATGCCGCTGTATATCGCGGAGCGAATTGAAGCCATGCTCGCTCAGAAAGGTAAAGCCATAAACAAAGCCAAAATTATTCTGGCAGGTGTGGCCTACAAAAAGGACATTGATGATGTTCGGGAATCCCCAGCTCTTGTCCTGTTTGAACATCTAATAAAACTGGGAGCTTCGGTGAGCTTCACCGACCCGTATGTATCGAGCTTTAAGCTGAACGGTGAAGCAATCTCCTCTCGAACGGCAAATACCCAGTTATGGGAAAGTGCAGATATCGTAGTCATCACGACAGACCATTCTGTGGTGGATTACCAACAGCTGGTCGACCATGCCCTGCTGGTATTCGATACACGTAATGCGACTGCACATTGTACAGGTGGACATGTCGTCATCTTGGGGCATCCCGGTGATGGAGGGGGCGCCGCTGTTGGCTAA
- a CDS encoding GT-D fold domain-containing glycosyltransferase, with translation MTNPRYLEIDEVLKRLKLALDQHQSFSLIRIGDGENLVLSQDTVWPMEKVLQERWAVKANLGQKGLFLPNTELRDAVAEAVSKASIAGILPYDDESIKAPSYMKRELTDQVFAHYALSPTLTCHACLNRYLAETPAFWDMLKNRRILLVTRAAAEVKPVLEADPYKLHIAHTLAFHQYEQMPETLQWIAAHKDDFDIALFSCGVNAVVLAQKTAELTGKIGIDFGKAINIVMFGKAN, from the coding sequence ATGACGAATCCAAGGTATCTGGAGATTGACGAGGTACTGAAACGATTGAAGCTGGCACTCGATCAGCACCAGTCCTTTTCGCTCATTCGTATTGGGGATGGTGAAAATTTGGTGTTGTCGCAGGACACCGTCTGGCCGATGGAAAAGGTATTACAGGAACGTTGGGCGGTCAAAGCCAATCTCGGTCAAAAGGGACTGTTTCTACCGAATACGGAACTACGGGACGCGGTGGCTGAGGCAGTGAGCAAAGCCAGCATTGCTGGCATTTTGCCATATGATGACGAATCTATTAAAGCACCATCCTATATGAAGCGGGAGCTGACCGATCAGGTTTTTGCTCACTATGCTCTTTCCCCCACGCTGACTTGCCATGCCTGCCTGAATCGGTATTTGGCTGAGACACCCGCTTTCTGGGACATGCTGAAAAATCGACGCATTCTGCTAGTCACCCGAGCGGCTGCTGAAGTAAAGCCTGTTCTTGAGGCCGATCCGTACAAGCTGCATATCGCGCACACGCTGGCATTTCATCAATATGAACAAATGCCCGAAACACTCCAATGGATCGCAGCACATAAAGATGACTTTGATATTGCGCTGTTCTCTTGTGGTGTCAATGCAGTCGTGTTAGCACAAAAAACAGCAGAGTTAACTGGCAAAATAGGTATAGACTTCGGCAAGGCGATTAATATCGTCATGTTTGGCAAAGCTAATTAA
- a CDS encoding glycosyltransferase family 2 protein, with amino-acid sequence MTEHPMTISLCMIVKNEEQTLARCLDSVADLMDEIIIVDTGSTDQTKKIAARYTDWLYTFEWRDDFAAARNESFDKAACSYIMWLDADDVLLEPDRERLRALKRRLSMDIDAVVMPLHLAEGEQGELLFTSRRIRLVKRERQYRWEGRLHEDLVIPQGQIVHSDVAVTHRRMQDHTLRNQRILARWISESGKLEGRLLYLHANECFDRKEYSEAAEAFSHLLEEPSGYREDRITACARSAECYLHLGKPEQQLDSLLRSFRYGVPQSDLCCMIGDWFFTRNEWTTAAYWYEKALEQQHHLSGMRPVPLPCYSWLPHVRLSHCYAHVGQLDASYEHNQTALRYLPDDPHLLDNARKLKEAISNSLPSARSSK; translated from the coding sequence ATGACTGAGCATCCAATGACTATCAGCTTGTGTATGATCGTAAAAAATGAGGAGCAGACTCTGGCCCGCTGTCTGGATTCGGTCGCAGACCTGATGGATGAAATCATCATTGTGGACACAGGATCGACGGATCAGACGAAGAAGATAGCAGCCCGCTATACGGATTGGCTATATACGTTTGAATGGAGGGATGATTTTGCAGCCGCCCGTAATGAATCGTTTGACAAGGCGGCGTGTTCCTACATCATGTGGCTGGATGCGGACGATGTGCTGCTGGAGCCGGACCGTGAGCGCCTGCGTGCCTTGAAGCGGCGTTTGTCTATGGATATCGACGCAGTGGTAATGCCACTTCATTTGGCAGAGGGGGAGCAGGGTGAACTGTTGTTCACCTCACGCCGTATCCGTCTCGTGAAGCGTGAGCGACAATACCGCTGGGAAGGGCGTCTGCATGAGGATCTGGTGATACCTCAGGGGCAAATCGTGCATTCGGATGTGGCCGTAACTCACCGCCGAATGCAAGACCACACGCTCCGTAACCAACGTATTCTCGCCCGGTGGATCAGCGAAAGCGGCAAGCTGGAGGGGCGTCTGCTGTATTTGCACGCCAATGAATGTTTTGACCGTAAAGAATATTCCGAGGCGGCAGAGGCGTTCAGCCATCTGTTGGAGGAGCCAAGCGGCTACCGTGAGGATCGGATTACCGCTTGTGCGCGGTCGGCGGAATGCTATCTTCACCTCGGGAAGCCGGAGCAACAGCTGGATAGTCTGTTACGCTCCTTTCGATACGGTGTACCGCAATCAGACTTGTGCTGCATGATCGGTGACTGGTTTTTCACACGAAACGAATGGACCACCGCCGCATACTGGTATGAAAAGGCATTGGAGCAACAGCATCACCTTTCGGGTATGCGACCTGTTCCACTACCATGCTACTCCTGGTTACCTCATGTGCGGCTTAGCCATTGCTATGCCCATGTAGGTCAGCTGGACGCTTCGTATGAGCATAACCAAACCGCTTTACGCTATTTGCCCGACGACCCGCATTTACTGGATAATGCACGCAAGCTCAAGGAGGCTATTTCCAACTCCTTACCCTCAGCCCGTTCCTCAAAATAG
- a CDS encoding P-loop NTPase fold protein gives MKKILRNLKKIIPFQNPVARKKILAQEPLYLKDSPVTSRKEDKFQYGQMADIIYELLEEGQLPLHIGLMGSWGTGKTSVLRLLETKVNAGRKNNRKYLLKFINVWKFADDAPSLHRKIVREVESELNIKKNEGITHETTTLDMRKTTGIWSLLQRELWKRHGFIVILYVIALIVITVLYEWLFNFKDAWALSFMSSTSLLIIMIASTIINKNGIELTYQMTQKELALQHGDQFEHRFESAVSEYLKANKGKKLILVFDDLDRLPPKQLVAALNTIKTFLRSNQCAFIVPCDEEILLEGISSAFTEKKMSNFSVSEYLNKTFDLQLHLPHVEKVNMRTYAKTLLTEQKVKWTLDENISVERLLGILIHSGVRTPRQVKKILNAYAFDWYLALKRDAEAGVEFLSKQPNHIAIFTVLKTDFPNYFHIISQNPFIIQKPVEEQIKNINKEKDPLPEEDPDEFIQYLEAFLSRVNGHMPTDPRPFIYFNNQLLNPLTGRPELETTKEYILNGQNEKFSEEFFVLSPEDREVVISSTLEDIDTTNNIFANNTLKVLIQNNDALNHTKEMDLNRWEKIIVENIDAVSEFEIFEVCRGLENIGCNNFVWEVYGKKIDIEDNHQELFELWVENPKFLENLAIPDIGEKIISTLKNIGKSHIATNELTNINSDNSILKNENFDWIGNLINSMSSDNLPNGLLSTWLPTWAQKTGGDLTSDLTNGLLDEFNFKHESFLKGIGDLWCALYESSNSKQADMNTLLDLMNTNDFTGFTEDNFKQLVMFFEELDYKSISDRVHKIFSTWWEEDEDKTFDLMNYWRSAPGVVGFSSKIFSFELGEEVLKLTTEILTNRAIYIKGKLDEIISVIKDELNSAKNNNRKTIATKIIDTLITNSMWAEQMQPLTTEIFPLNNKLIWLYWPQVVVQDQAELLVSFININKALADWVVDSIFELLKVKRGQTPMNTIYSNHHTTYINILIKQLANNENIDWEGFLERALDEQLLDNLDSATVDILIITLGKKLELYNNNYHEFLVSNHTLESEYHQDIAIERWDFLDVSERKRYLEKYDSSEELKDEFGEKLVESFRLKPNIKYISELSAWKFSNTISQKIVQTIIQSVDAPKLNTWFQESLVKIIKGIDRWTMTALFTAVHSRKDLKIPKKETLDELLLLQDERSLLSLDIVKKDKTVATALRKSIMALKEAYPEQVEEVKKSFRWRKG, from the coding sequence ATGAAAAAAATACTTCGCAATTTAAAAAAGATCATTCCTTTTCAAAATCCCGTTGCACGAAAAAAAATATTGGCCCAAGAACCTCTTTATCTCAAGGACTCGCCAGTCACAAGTAGAAAAGAGGATAAATTTCAGTATGGCCAAATGGCTGACATAATTTATGAATTACTAGAAGAAGGACAGCTACCTCTTCATATTGGTTTAATGGGCTCATGGGGAACGGGAAAAACGTCAGTTTTACGACTGCTTGAAACCAAGGTTAATGCGGGGAGAAAAAACAACCGTAAATATTTGTTGAAATTTATAAATGTGTGGAAATTCGCGGATGATGCGCCTTCTTTGCATCGAAAAATTGTAAGAGAAGTGGAATCGGAACTGAATATTAAAAAAAACGAAGGTATCACACATGAAACAACTACACTAGACATGAGAAAAACCACGGGAATTTGGTCGCTATTGCAACGAGAACTTTGGAAAAGACACGGATTTATTGTGATTCTCTATGTTATAGCACTTATAGTTATAACAGTTTTGTATGAATGGTTATTTAATTTTAAAGATGCTTGGGCACTATCTTTTATGAGTTCAACCTCTTTGTTGATAATCATGATTGCCAGTACAATTATTAACAAGAATGGAATTGAACTAACATATCAAATGACACAAAAAGAATTAGCTCTTCAGCATGGAGATCAATTCGAACATCGTTTTGAAAGTGCTGTAAGTGAATATCTGAAAGCCAACAAAGGAAAAAAACTTATTTTGGTTTTTGACGACTTAGATAGGCTTCCCCCAAAGCAACTGGTTGCGGCTTTAAATACAATTAAGACTTTTTTACGTTCAAACCAGTGCGCCTTTATAGTTCCGTGTGATGAAGAAATTTTGTTAGAAGGAATATCTTCAGCCTTTACGGAAAAAAAGATGTCTAATTTCTCAGTAAGTGAATATTTAAATAAAACATTTGATCTACAGCTTCACCTGCCCCATGTAGAGAAAGTGAATATGAGAACATATGCAAAAACCTTGCTTACGGAACAAAAGGTAAAATGGACATTGGACGAAAATATTTCGGTAGAAAGACTTCTGGGTATATTAATTCACTCAGGTGTGCGAACTCCAAGACAAGTAAAAAAAATTCTAAATGCATATGCTTTTGACTGGTACTTGGCTCTTAAACGAGATGCTGAAGCCGGGGTAGAATTTCTAAGCAAGCAGCCAAATCATATCGCAATTTTTACTGTTTTAAAAACTGATTTTCCTAACTATTTTCATATCATTAGCCAAAACCCATTTATAATTCAAAAACCTGTAGAAGAACAAATTAAGAATATCAATAAGGAGAAAGATCCATTACCAGAGGAAGATCCGGATGAATTCATTCAGTATCTTGAAGCATTTCTTTCCAGAGTCAACGGTCATATGCCAACAGATCCCCGTCCATTTATTTACTTTAACAATCAGTTACTTAATCCTTTAACAGGGCGACCTGAGCTTGAGACCACGAAGGAATATATACTAAACGGGCAAAATGAAAAATTCTCTGAAGAGTTCTTTGTGCTTTCACCAGAAGATAGAGAAGTAGTTATATCTTCAACATTAGAAGATATTGATACTACAAACAATATCTTTGCAAATAACACTTTAAAAGTACTTATTCAAAATAATGATGCGCTAAACCACACAAAAGAAATGGACTTAAATCGTTGGGAAAAAATCATTGTAGAAAATATAGATGCTGTATCCGAATTTGAAATATTTGAAGTATGTAGAGGGTTGGAGAACATAGGGTGTAATAATTTTGTCTGGGAAGTATACGGAAAAAAAATTGATATAGAGGATAACCATCAGGAGCTTTTTGAGTTATGGGTTGAAAATCCAAAGTTTTTGGAGAATCTCGCGATCCCGGACATTGGTGAGAAAATAATTTCAACACTAAAAAATATAGGAAAGTCGCATATTGCCACTAATGAATTAACCAATATTAACTCAGACAATTCTATTCTGAAAAACGAAAACTTTGATTGGATCGGCAATTTAATCAATTCGATGTCCTCCGACAATTTACCAAACGGACTCTTATCTACTTGGCTCCCTACTTGGGCACAAAAAACTGGTGGCGATTTAACATCTGATCTCACTAACGGACTACTTGATGAATTTAATTTTAAGCATGAGTCCTTTTTAAAGGGCATTGGGGATCTGTGGTGTGCATTGTACGAATCATCCAATTCTAAACAAGCGGATATGAACACACTTCTAGATTTAATGAATACTAATGATTTTACTGGATTCACAGAGGATAACTTCAAGCAACTTGTTATGTTTTTTGAGGAGCTTGATTATAAATCAATTTCGGATCGTGTTCACAAAATTTTTAGTACATGGTGGGAAGAGGATGAGGACAAAACATTTGATTTAATGAATTATTGGAGATCTGCTCCAGGAGTTGTTGGGTTTTCATCCAAAATCTTTTCATTTGAATTAGGAGAAGAGGTACTAAAATTAACAACAGAAATTTTAACGAATCGTGCAATATACATCAAGGGTAAACTTGATGAAATTATATCTGTTATTAAAGATGAACTTAACAGTGCTAAAAACAATAACAGAAAAACAATAGCAACAAAAATTATTGATACGCTTATCACTAACTCTATGTGGGCTGAGCAAATGCAACCCCTAACTACTGAAATTTTCCCGTTAAATAACAAACTCATTTGGCTTTATTGGCCACAAGTTGTAGTGCAAGATCAGGCTGAACTCTTAGTATCTTTCATAAATATTAATAAGGCGCTAGCTGATTGGGTAGTAGATTCAATTTTTGAATTGCTTAAAGTAAAACGGGGTCAGACACCAATGAATACTATTTATAGTAACCACCACACCACTTATATCAATATATTAATTAAGCAGTTAGCGAACAATGAGAATATCGATTGGGAAGGCTTCTTGGAAAGAGCACTAGATGAACAGCTACTTGATAATCTTGATTCAGCTACAGTTGATATTCTGATTATTACATTAGGCAAAAAATTGGAATTATATAATAATAATTACCATGAATTCCTTGTTTCAAATCATACTTTAGAAAGTGAATATCACCAGGATATTGCCATCGAAAGATGGGATTTCCTTGATGTCTCTGAAAGAAAAAGGTATCTGGAAAAATATGATTCATCTGAAGAATTGAAAGATGAATTTGGAGAAAAATTAGTTGAGAGCTTTAGATTGAAGCCGAATATTAAATATATCAGCGAGCTAAGTGCCTGGAAATTTAGTAATACTATTTCTCAAAAAATTGTTCAGACTATTATTCAATCTGTTGATGCACCGAAACTTAATACTTGGTTCCAAGAGTCGCTTGTAAAAATAATAAAGGGAATAGATCGCTGGACTATGACTGCTTTATTTACAGCAGTACATTCTAGAAAAGATCTTAAGATCCCTAAAAAAGAAACGCTAGATGAACTGTTACTTCTTCAGGATGAGAGATCTCTCCTCTCACTAGATATTGTTAAAAAGGACAAAACCGTTGCAACTGCTCTTAGAAAATCTATTATGGCTTTAAAAGAAGCTTATCCGGAGCAAGTTGAAGAGGTTAAAAAATCATTTAGATGGAGAAAAGGTTAA
- a CDS encoding patatin-like phospholipase family protein → MTYHFKNLVFEGGGVLGCAYVGVVEILHQKNILPSITRVGGTSAGSIVALLISLNYSASEIMQELKELDLKKFADDDWGLIRDTSRFFNKYGWHKGIAMLKWLEERINRKTGSPDTTFGDLQRLKEEKPFKDLYIIGTNTNTHFSNVFSHEKYSDMRIADAARISMSIPLFFEAVEFDNDTYVDGGVLLNYPIKLFDRQSYLHNNNNGIVTRMYAEYQLENAANPFVCNTETLGFRIESKLQRDILIGLPPKRREIKNVYEFTKNLIGTILDFQQNVSLQDLDSDRTVYVINTNNTSAINFSITDKEKDDLIESGRVSTVTYFEHFENPEIAMLNRPR, encoded by the coding sequence GTGACGTATCATTTTAAAAACCTGGTGTTTGAGGGTGGAGGCGTATTAGGGTGCGCTTACGTAGGGGTCGTGGAGATTTTGCATCAGAAGAATATATTGCCGAGCATCACCAGGGTGGGCGGTACATCGGCTGGCTCAATTGTGGCTCTGCTTATTAGTCTCAATTATTCGGCTTCAGAAATTATGCAGGAGCTTAAAGAGCTGGATCTGAAGAAGTTTGCCGATGACGACTGGGGACTAATCCGGGATACCAGCAGATTCTTTAACAAATATGGGTGGCATAAAGGCATAGCCATGTTGAAGTGGCTGGAAGAGAGAATCAACCGCAAAACCGGCAGCCCGGACACTACATTTGGCGACCTGCAGAGGCTTAAAGAAGAGAAACCATTTAAAGACCTCTACATCATCGGGACCAACACCAATACCCACTTCTCCAATGTCTTTTCACATGAGAAATACAGCGATATGCGTATAGCGGATGCAGCTCGCATCTCGATGTCCATCCCGTTATTCTTCGAAGCGGTTGAATTCGATAACGATACTTATGTGGACGGAGGCGTGCTATTGAATTATCCCATCAAGTTATTCGATAGACAAAGCTATCTGCATAATAACAACAATGGGATCGTCACTAGGATGTACGCAGAATATCAATTGGAAAATGCCGCGAATCCTTTCGTCTGTAACACGGAAACGTTAGGGTTCAGAATTGAAAGCAAACTGCAGCGGGATATCCTGATAGGACTACCTCCCAAAAGACGGGAAATTAAAAATGTGTATGAGTTTACCAAAAATTTAATCGGCACAATACTAGACTTTCAACAGAATGTTAGTTTACAAGATCTTGATTCTGATCGCACCGTGTATGTGATTAATACCAACAATACTTCAGCGATTAACTTTAGTATTACGGATAAGGAAAAGGATGATTTAATTGAATCTGGCCGCGTTTCAACAGTCACCTATTTCGAGCATTTTGAGAACCCCGAGATAGCTATGCTTAATCGCCCCCGATAA
- a CDS encoding class I SAM-dependent methyltransferase produces the protein MANRDQVNERYYGQINSEESHEATRNRIHWICRHVQGHTVLDVGCSQGITSILLGREGFKVTAIDLEEGSISYAKKELRQESAPVRGRVHFQLKDISQFERPPGGFDTIILGEILEHFAHPDTLLAHAYRLLNKKGTLVLSVPYGYHPFHDHKRTYYAGSLSRVLYPYFDEQALEVHHKYLCFAGRKKSKELREAKPGVEHLNEWMKLDEEQFRLVEQQHVRKMNQRKAALDKAVQRIRHMEEQLLPLHRYARVEQLDKTQAERRGAYTDGESTGKTTADSAKGKGDDVKS, from the coding sequence TTGGCTAACCGTGATCAGGTAAATGAACGTTATTACGGGCAAATCAATTCGGAAGAGTCCCATGAAGCCACCCGCAATAGAATTCACTGGATTTGCCGCCATGTACAGGGCCATACTGTGCTGGATGTTGGGTGCAGTCAGGGCATAACGTCCATTTTGCTTGGGCGGGAAGGATTTAAGGTAACAGCCATTGATTTGGAAGAGGGCAGCATTTCTTATGCAAAAAAAGAACTTCGCCAGGAATCCGCACCCGTCCGGGGAAGAGTTCACTTTCAGTTAAAGGACATTTCACAATTTGAGCGTCCTCCCGGTGGATTTGACACCATTATTTTAGGGGAGATTTTGGAACATTTTGCGCATCCCGACACCCTGCTGGCTCATGCTTATCGCTTGTTGAATAAAAAGGGAACGCTCGTCTTGTCTGTACCTTATGGATACCATCCGTTTCATGATCACAAGCGGACTTACTATGCCGGGAGCCTCTCCCGTGTGTTGTATCCTTATTTTGATGAACAAGCGCTGGAGGTGCATCACAAATATTTGTGCTTTGCCGGCCGCAAGAAGTCGAAAGAACTGCGTGAGGCCAAACCAGGGGTAGAGCATCTGAATGAATGGATGAAACTGGACGAGGAGCAATTTCGACTGGTGGAGCAGCAGCATGTTCGCAAAATGAATCAGCGAAAGGCTGCACTCGATAAGGCGGTACAGCGAATCCGGCATATGGAGGAACAACTTTTGCCGTTGCACAGGTATGCACGTGTCGAACAGCTAGACAAGACGCAGGCTGAAAGGAGAGGTGCATATACTGATGGCGAGTCTACCGGAAAAACGACGGCAGATTCAGCCAAAGGTAAAGGGGATGACGTGAAGTCATGA